The proteins below come from a single Halobacillus salinarum genomic window:
- the pheA gene encoding prephenate dehydratase, whose protein sequence is MEEQTIGYLGPKGTFTKMAVDALFDGGNFISYESIPACLDAVEEGEITTGVVPLENAIEGSVHLTIDYLVHYVNQSIIAEMTVPIKQHLLVHSQYNGEKIERIYSHSQAIAQCHQYLHKNFPGIKIEYTTSTAKAAEIAASSGPKVAAIGNHLAAERNQLKILEDNIHDYDNNHTRFAVVQKNPKTLKVKDHPHKQKTTVMITLPQDYVGALHQVLAAFAWRKMNLSKIESRPLKTGLGNYYFIIDVEQAYDQIMFPGVKAELEALGCQMKLLGTYPSYQISLHTPVKKA, encoded by the coding sequence ATGGAAGAGCAAACAATCGGATATTTGGGACCTAAAGGCACGTTTACCAAAATGGCTGTGGATGCCCTTTTTGATGGAGGAAACTTCATCAGCTATGAGAGCATTCCTGCCTGCCTGGATGCAGTGGAAGAAGGAGAAATAACTACGGGGGTTGTTCCTCTAGAGAATGCTATTGAGGGTTCTGTACATCTAACCATTGATTATTTAGTCCACTATGTTAATCAATCCATTATTGCCGAGATGACTGTACCTATTAAACAGCATCTGCTCGTACATTCTCAATATAATGGGGAAAAAATAGAGCGCATTTATTCTCATAGCCAAGCTATTGCCCAGTGCCATCAATATTTGCATAAAAATTTCCCGGGAATCAAAATAGAGTATACGACTTCGACTGCGAAAGCAGCTGAAATTGCTGCTTCTTCAGGGCCAAAGGTTGCAGCCATTGGAAACCATTTGGCAGCGGAACGGAACCAGCTGAAAATATTGGAGGACAATATCCACGATTATGATAATAATCATACACGCTTTGCCGTTGTACAAAAAAATCCAAAAACGTTAAAGGTAAAAGATCATCCACATAAGCAGAAAACAACAGTCATGATTACGCTGCCTCAGGATTATGTAGGTGCACTTCATCAAGTGCTGGCCGCATTTGCCTGGAGAAAAATGAACTTATCTAAAATTGAATCCAGACCATTAAAAACGGGGCTCGGCAACTATTACTTCATCATAGACGTTGAGCAAGCATACGATCAAATTATGTTCCCAGGTGTGAAAGCAGAACTGGAAGCTCTTGGGTGCCAAATGAAGCTTCTTGGTACTTATCCAAGTTATCAAATAAGCCTGCACACCCCCGTAAAGAAAGCATGA